A stretch of Lathyrus oleraceus cultivar Zhongwan6 chromosome 6, CAAS_Psat_ZW6_1.0, whole genome shotgun sequence DNA encodes these proteins:
- the LOC127091500 gene encoding cytochrome b6-f complex subunit 7, chloroplastic codes for MASASAASPSTITVVGSSVTGSKSRNNRKGHNVKFITALNSFNGLQAQHSTVASLGVPVSSDLAFAKVRSSIYNGGRRSGRGGGALASKCNAAGEIFQIAAIMNGLTLVGVAVGFVLLRIEAAVEEAE; via the coding sequence ATGGCCTCAGCCTCAGCAGCATCTCCATCTACAATCACTGTTGTAGGAAGCTCAGTCACCGGTTCCAAATCAAGGAACAACAGGAAGGGTCATAATGTGAAGTTCATCACAGCACTCAATTCTTTTAACGGATTGCAAGCTCAGCACAGCACTGTGGCATCACTAGGAGTTCCTGTTTCCAGTGACCTAGCTTTTGCAAAAGTGAGGAGTTCAATATATAACGGAGGAAGAAGAAGTGGTAGAGGTGGTGGTGCTCTTGCTTCAAAATGCAATGCTGCAGGTGAGATTTTTCAGATTGCGGCTATTATGAATGGACTTACTCTTGTTGGTGTTGCTGTTGGGTTTGTTCTTCTTCGAATTGAAGCTGCTGTTGAAGAAGCTGAGTAA